A genomic segment from Desulfomonile tiedjei encodes:
- the murB gene encoding UDP-N-acetylmuramate dehydrogenase — protein MTLTKSHIKEIRDLLQGGALANFPLRWLTSFRIGGPADLVAVPANAEQLADLVNYLKHSKIPRFFLGAGTNVLFQDAGFRGVVVRMTGLRKWDFRTNGSGQGRITVAAGAALQKVIVKARKLGWTGMEALWGIPGSFGGAVATNAGAGGVCIGEILAGVDLLTQAGERISLEKEEIRHSYRTLDLPQGSVVLSGTLKLNGDDPASIEEKLAKAKTLRRTTQPRGLHSAGCVFKNPAPDNPAGAIIDRLGFKGTTIGDAQVSQRHANFIINRGQAKSIDVMALVEKIRERVWQEERIELEMEICVIGETADA, from the coding sequence GTGACACTGACCAAGAGCCACATTAAGGAGATCCGCGATCTCTTGCAGGGGGGCGCCCTAGCGAACTTCCCCTTGCGATGGCTTACCTCTTTCAGGATCGGAGGACCTGCGGACCTGGTGGCTGTACCTGCAAACGCTGAACAACTGGCCGATCTCGTCAATTACCTGAAACACAGCAAGATTCCCCGGTTCTTTCTCGGAGCAGGTACCAATGTGCTCTTCCAGGATGCCGGTTTCCGAGGAGTCGTTGTACGAATGACGGGCCTGCGAAAATGGGACTTCAGAACAAACGGCTCGGGACAAGGCCGCATAACTGTTGCAGCAGGAGCCGCGCTCCAGAAGGTCATCGTCAAGGCGCGCAAGCTGGGTTGGACTGGCATGGAAGCTCTCTGGGGGATTCCCGGTTCTTTTGGAGGGGCCGTTGCTACCAACGCAGGAGCCGGCGGTGTCTGCATTGGAGAAATCTTGGCTGGAGTTGACTTGTTGACCCAGGCGGGAGAACGGATCTCTCTGGAAAAGGAGGAGATCCGTCACAGCTATCGCACGTTGGACCTACCCCAAGGATCTGTAGTACTGAGCGGAACTCTGAAGCTCAATGGTGACGATCCAGCTTCGATCGAAGAGAAATTGGCTAAGGCAAAAACCCTGCGCCGCACCACACAGCCAAGGGGGCTCCATAGTGCGGGGTGTGTTTTCAAGAATCCTGCGCCGGACAATCCCGCGGGCGCAATAATAGATCGGCTCGGCTTCAAAGGCACCACAATTGGAGATGCTCAAGTTTCACAGCGTCACGCGAATTTCATTATTAATCGGGGACAAGCAAAGTCGATTGATGTCATGGCACTCGTCGAAAAAATCCGAGAAAGGGTTTGGCAGGAGGAACGCATTGAGTTGGAAATGGAAATCTGCGTTATAGGAGAGACCGCAGATGCTTAA
- a CDS encoding FtsQ-type POTRA domain-containing protein: MLKRKPRLILTREEPPAPPAKRSENRKRNRVILRYALLTVLIIDSGLALALGYLFFLHLPYLNLHHVDVIGNRHLSRSEIVEAAEVEQGTNLLTVDLRAITTNLKRHPWIGSAAVYRRFPGQLIIEVEERTPRAILAADKLHYVDQQAEFFTRLLPGDRVDLPLFTGVKPEELQSNGSEIREMIRTGLNLLELMERTGSEMNPNAVAEIRLDLDEGLSLCTRDGRLVVLGKKDLEGKIQRYGRLKKFLSQRGEWTSARIINLDFEDRAVVRWDKARLQG; encoded by the coding sequence ATGCTTAAGAGGAAACCGCGCCTGATACTTACCAGAGAGGAACCGCCGGCTCCCCCTGCGAAGCGCTCGGAGAATCGCAAGAGGAATCGGGTGATACTCCGTTACGCTCTCCTGACCGTTTTGATAATTGATTCCGGTCTTGCACTGGCGCTGGGTTATTTGTTCTTTCTCCACCTGCCCTACCTCAATCTGCACCACGTGGATGTGATCGGAAACCGCCATCTGTCACGTTCCGAGATTGTCGAGGCCGCTGAGGTGGAGCAGGGAACCAACCTGCTGACCGTGGATCTCAGGGCCATTACAACAAACCTGAAGAGACATCCGTGGATCGGTTCCGCGGCGGTATACCGGCGATTTCCGGGCCAGCTGATCATTGAAGTCGAAGAGCGGACACCGCGGGCGATATTGGCCGCGGACAAGCTTCATTACGTGGACCAGCAAGCCGAATTCTTTACGCGGCTCCTTCCGGGCGACCGGGTGGACCTCCCTCTTTTCACGGGGGTGAAGCCCGAGGAGCTTCAATCAAACGGATCGGAAATCCGGGAAATGATTAGAACCGGCCTGAACCTTCTGGAACTCATGGAACGTACCGGCTCAGAGATGAACCCAAACGCCGTAGCGGAAATCCGATTGGATCTCGACGAAGGTTTGAGCTTGTGCACTAGAGACGGCCGCCTGGTTGTCCTGGGCAAAAAGGATCTTGAAGGAAAAATACAACGATACGGGCGCCTGAAGAAGTTCTTGTCTCAAAGAGGGGAATGGACAAGCGCGCGGATCATCAATCTCGACTTCGAGGATCGTGCTGTGGTCCGGTGGGATAAAGCGCGCCTCCAGGGGTAG
- the ftsA gene encoding cell division protein FtsA yields the protein MTRSESIVAGLDVGTTKVCAIIGEVNAEGMVDIIGVGSAPSRGLRRGVVVNIDHTVSSIRKAVEDAELMAGCQVDSVYAGISGGHIKGINSHGVIAIKNREVTEVDVARVIDAARAVAIPLDREVIHILPQEFMVDDQEGIKEPIGMAGVRLEAKVHIITGAVSAAQNIVRCAHRSGLKVQDMVLQQMAASEAVLSPDEKELGVALVDVGGGTTDIAIFGEGAIQHTSVISVGGEQLTNDIAVGLRTPMIEAERIKKRYGCALGSMVDKDETVTVPGVGGRQPRILSRSVLADITEPRLEEIFGLVRRELERHNLLQSVASGMVLTGGSVAIDGVCELAEQIFDMPVRLGYPIAISGLVDVVNSPVYATGVGLVLWGARNKSVDLGVSYYPGNALNRVVGRMKQWFAEAF from the coding sequence ATGACACGAAGCGAGAGCATTGTCGCGGGTCTTGATGTAGGGACCACAAAGGTGTGCGCCATAATCGGCGAAGTCAACGCTGAAGGTATGGTGGACATCATAGGGGTTGGAAGTGCGCCTTCGAGAGGCTTGCGACGGGGGGTCGTTGTCAATATCGACCACACGGTTTCCAGCATCAGGAAGGCTGTGGAAGATGCCGAACTAATGGCCGGCTGTCAGGTGGATAGCGTCTATGCGGGCATTTCAGGGGGCCATATCAAAGGGATCAATTCCCACGGCGTCATAGCGATCAAGAATCGAGAAGTGACCGAAGTGGATGTGGCCCGCGTGATTGACGCGGCGCGCGCGGTTGCTATTCCGCTGGATCGCGAGGTGATACACATCTTGCCCCAGGAATTCATGGTGGACGACCAGGAAGGCATCAAAGAGCCCATTGGTATGGCAGGTGTGCGCCTGGAAGCAAAAGTTCACATTATCACCGGTGCGGTCTCCGCGGCTCAGAACATTGTTCGCTGCGCCCACAGAAGCGGGCTGAAGGTCCAGGATATGGTCCTGCAGCAAATGGCCGCATCGGAGGCGGTCCTGTCCCCTGACGAGAAAGAGTTGGGCGTCGCCCTGGTTGACGTCGGAGGCGGAACCACGGACATTGCGATCTTTGGTGAAGGCGCAATACAGCACACATCCGTCATATCCGTGGGCGGAGAGCAGTTGACCAACGACATAGCGGTCGGCCTCAGGACTCCCATGATCGAAGCAGAGAGGATTAAAAAACGATACGGCTGTGCCCTGGGATCTATGGTCGACAAGGATGAAACGGTCACCGTTCCGGGTGTGGGAGGCCGCCAGCCGCGCATACTCTCCCGGTCCGTGCTTGCGGACATAACCGAACCACGGCTGGAAGAGATCTTCGGACTCGTCCGCAGGGAACTGGAGAGGCACAATCTGCTGCAATCAGTGGCGTCCGGCATGGTGCTCACGGGCGGGTCCGTAGCCATCGACGGGGTCTGCGAACTAGCTGAACAGATCTTCGACATGCCCGTCAGGCTCGGTTACCCCATCGCAATAAGCGGCCTGGTGGACGTGGTCAATTCCCCGGTCTATGCGACCGGAGTTGGTCTGGTGCTATGGGGCGCTCGGAACAAGAGCGTGGACCTCGGAGTGTCCTATTATCCCGGTAATGCTTTGAACCGAGTGGTCGGACGGATGAAGCAGTGGTTTGCTGAAGCTTTCTGA
- the ftsZ gene encoding cell division protein FtsZ yields the protein MLDFEMDSDRNALIRVIGVGGGGGNAVNNMIRAGLSGVEFIAANTDAQSLQHNLAETKIQLGRQHTRGLGAGADPEVGRLAANEDYDSLRDTLEGSDMVFITAGLGGGTGTGAAPILARIARQEIGCLTVAVVTKPFLFEGKKRMRQAEEGIDMLRREVDTLIIIPNQRLLSLKKDISFLDAFRKADDVLLQGVRGISDLVTVNGLINLDFADVKTIMQEKGVALLGTGSAIGEGRVEEATRMAINSPLLEDVSMSGARGVLINITGSSSMSLSEISDAVSVIQNEAHDEANIIFGAVIDEEMGDAVNVTVIATGFGRAESLPHTRGEQSTVGRPILVQLDEKPRSDKPVARTVIPSEPQDSRVPSFIRRSQREKNSRHLGVVDDYETETEEDLDIPTFLRKQAE from the coding sequence ATGCTGGACTTTGAAATGGATTCCGATCGCAACGCTTTAATAAGGGTTATTGGCGTGGGAGGCGGCGGTGGCAACGCCGTAAACAACATGATAAGGGCCGGTCTCAGCGGAGTTGAATTCATCGCTGCAAACACCGATGCTCAGTCTCTTCAGCACAACCTGGCAGAGACCAAAATTCAGTTGGGCCGCCAGCATACCAGAGGTCTGGGAGCCGGAGCCGACCCCGAGGTCGGGCGTTTGGCAGCGAACGAAGACTACGATAGCCTTCGTGACACCCTGGAAGGCTCGGACATGGTCTTTATCACCGCGGGCCTTGGCGGCGGCACGGGCACAGGCGCAGCCCCGATACTGGCGCGAATCGCGCGGCAGGAGATCGGTTGCCTTACAGTGGCCGTGGTCACCAAGCCTTTTCTTTTTGAAGGCAAAAAGAGAATGCGCCAGGCCGAAGAAGGTATCGACATGCTCCGCCGCGAGGTGGACACGCTCATAATCATTCCCAATCAGCGCCTGCTCTCATTGAAAAAGGATATCTCTTTTCTCGACGCCTTCCGCAAAGCGGATGATGTTCTTCTCCAGGGCGTGCGAGGCATCTCCGACCTGGTCACGGTCAACGGACTGATAAACCTCGATTTCGCTGATGTGAAAACCATCATGCAAGAAAAGGGTGTGGCTCTGCTCGGGACAGGTTCCGCGATCGGTGAAGGCCGCGTCGAGGAAGCCACCCGAATGGCGATCAACAGCCCGTTGCTGGAAGACGTTTCCATGTCCGGAGCAAGAGGCGTCCTGATCAACATCACCGGTTCGTCTTCCATGAGCCTGTCGGAAATCAGCGACGCTGTCTCCGTAATTCAAAACGAGGCTCATGACGAAGCCAACATCATCTTCGGAGCGGTAATTGACGAAGAGATGGGCGACGCGGTGAACGTTACGGTGATTGCTACCGGCTTCGGGCGCGCTGAATCCCTTCCTCACACCAGAGGCGAACAATCGACCGTCGGCCGTCCCATTCTCGTTCAACTGGATGAGAAGCCCAGGTCCGATAAGCCGGTTGCACGCACGGTGATTCCTTCAGAACCTCAAGACTCCCGCGTCCCTTCGTTTATTCGGCGCAGCCAGAGGGAAAAGAACAGCCGCCACCTAGGCGTGGTCGATGACTACGAAACAGAGACCGAGGAAGATCTCGACATCCCCACCTTCTTGAGAAAGCAGGCGGAGTAG
- a CDS encoding phage Gp37/Gp68 family protein gives MAANSAIEWTESTWNPITGCTKLSEGCRHCYAERMARRLKAMGQPNYSNGFALTLHDHVLAAPLQWRRPQTVFVNSMSDLFHEDVPVEFIVKVFNIMRQAHWHTFQILTKRSERVMELSPRLPWPENVWMGVTVENAAYSFRIEHLRRTDAKTKFLSLEPLLGPLPGLDLRDIDWVIVGGESGPKARPIKAPWVREIREQCSRASVPFFFKQWGGTNKKKAGRLLDGCTWDAMPRAARSNQGLLGLSV, from the coding sequence ATGGCAGCAAACTCGGCCATCGAGTGGACCGAATCGACTTGGAATCCCATTACCGGGTGCACTAAACTCAGCGAAGGGTGCCGCCACTGCTACGCGGAACGCATGGCGCGTCGTCTGAAGGCCATGGGGCAACCTAACTACTCGAATGGATTCGCACTCACACTCCACGACCATGTTCTTGCCGCGCCTCTTCAGTGGAGAAGGCCACAGACAGTGTTTGTCAACTCTATGAGTGATCTTTTCCACGAAGATGTACCTGTCGAATTCATTGTAAAGGTTTTCAACATCATGCGGCAGGCTCATTGGCACACCTTCCAGATCCTTACCAAGCGCTCCGAACGTGTCATGGAGCTGAGCCCGCGGTTGCCATGGCCTGAAAACGTCTGGATGGGAGTTACTGTTGAAAATGCGGCGTACTCTTTCCGGATCGAGCATCTAAGGCGAACGGATGCAAAGACCAAGTTTTTGTCTTTGGAGCCGTTGCTCGGCCCCCTCCCCGGCCTTGACCTACGCGACATTGATTGGGTTATCGTTGGCGGGGAATCAGGACCAAAAGCCAGACCCATCAAGGCCCCCTGGGTCCGTGAGATCAGGGAACAATGCTCTAGGGCCTCTGTTCCTTTCTTTTTCAAGCAGTGGGGAGGAACAAACAAGAAGAAGGCAGGCAGGCTGTTGGACGGGTGCACGTGGGATGCAATGCCAAGAGCAGCGAGGAGCAACCAGGGGCTGCTAGGCCTTAGTGTTTAA
- a CDS encoding ABC transporter permease, with the protein MRPRPFRGFRIAIKSLTSHPLRVALAVLAIMIGVASVIVMVGIGRGAEDEVRRKIEGMGTNLIVVSAGQSRSVKGQVGQLGIMTTLTLKDASAIAEECPSVKRVAPAYSKKLSVKFENVSYSTRIVGTMPLVQAVRNISVESGAFFDEDENRLMAPVAIVGPTVVQTLFSGRNPVGESIRIGKVLFKVIGVTVPKGAVSGEDEDDQILVPLRTAMNKLMNVTYLSNIFVEAAGFDSIHKAEAEIRSLLRDRHRLRASTVDDFTIQNQADVIEAQSSVARTFSLLVASIAVISLIIGGVGILGVMLLSIRERVSEIGIRRAVGAKRTDILVQFLVESSFLGVVGGFAGLIVGIGGAAGVRQFSGMPVTLAPDYIVLSLVFSVVTGLIFGIYPSWKAARLDPIEALNTKA; encoded by the coding sequence ATGCGACCCAGGCCGTTCCGCGGATTCCGGATTGCCATAAAGTCTCTGACAAGCCACCCTTTGAGAGTGGCTCTCGCAGTGCTGGCGATCATGATTGGAGTGGCTTCGGTCATCGTAATGGTAGGAATCGGCAGAGGAGCTGAAGACGAAGTTCGCAGAAAAATCGAAGGCATGGGCACAAATCTGATTGTGGTCAGCGCGGGGCAATCAAGATCGGTGAAGGGACAGGTGGGGCAACTCGGAATTATGACCACGTTGACCCTTAAGGATGCCTCGGCGATTGCCGAGGAATGTCCATCAGTGAAACGCGTAGCCCCGGCTTATTCCAAGAAACTGTCGGTCAAGTTCGAGAATGTGAGCTACAGCACCAGAATAGTGGGCACTATGCCGCTGGTTCAGGCGGTCAGAAATATATCCGTCGAATCCGGTGCGTTCTTCGATGAGGATGAAAACAGGCTCATGGCTCCGGTGGCGATTGTGGGGCCTACCGTGGTGCAGACCCTTTTTTCGGGCAGAAATCCGGTGGGTGAATCAATCAGGATCGGAAAGGTCCTGTTCAAAGTGATCGGAGTGACCGTCCCCAAAGGCGCAGTTTCGGGCGAAGACGAAGACGACCAGATTCTCGTGCCGTTGAGGACGGCCATGAACAAACTCATGAACGTCACCTATTTGAGCAACATATTCGTCGAGGCCGCGGGATTCGATAGCATTCACAAAGCAGAGGCTGAAATCCGGTCACTCCTGAGAGATCGCCACCGATTGCGGGCGAGCACGGTGGATGACTTCACCATTCAGAATCAAGCTGATGTAATAGAGGCCCAAAGCTCGGTGGCAAGGACTTTCAGCCTTCTGGTTGCGAGCATTGCAGTGATTTCCTTGATTATCGGAGGCGTCGGGATACTGGGAGTCATGCTGCTTTCCATCAGGGAACGAGTGAGCGAGATTGGGATTCGTCGCGCTGTAGGTGCGAAACGAACGGACATACTGGTTCAATTTCTTGTTGAATCGTCATTTCTGGGAGTAGTGGGTGGATTTGCAGGTCTGATCGTGGGTATCGGAGGAGCGGCCGGAGTCAGACAATTCTCCGGAATGCCCGTTACATTGGCTCCTGATTACATCGTGCTGTCGCTGGTTTTCTCTGTCGTCACCGGGCTCATCTTTGGCATTTACCCGTCATGGAAGGCCGCTAGGCTGGATCCCATCGAAGCCTTAAACACTAAGGCCTAG
- a CDS encoding ABC transporter permease, which translates to MRTLRLSVQALSAMAENKTRTFLMMLGVIIGVATLTIIASSVLGARAEVMGKVEKWGLDQIMVMAGSGRKPGVPQAVPTTLRVEDSQAMMSEIANVRDVSPQINRRDFPVKYGNKSSYGVLIAANTNWSSVWNTPPEVGRFLSEEDAGRLARVAVIGKTIQKDLFEDEDPVGKQILLGNNPFEIIGVLEARGASAVGVDMDSRVVIPLSTGQKRVFNQDYLFMIKIALHDPSRMSQTVNDVRALLRERHNLPTGVEDDFTIVTPTQVMVIASKLSTTFSLFLVLVTGISLIVGAIVIANIMFIAVNERRGEIGIRRAVGARKRDILVQFLMEAVSVAAIGGVLGIILGLIGLKALSGFIKLPTALMWEPIALALVSAIIVGLIAGIQPAKRAANLNPIDALR; encoded by the coding sequence ATGAGAACACTTCGTCTGAGTGTACAAGCCCTAAGCGCCATGGCGGAAAACAAGACAAGGACTTTCCTCATGATGCTGGGCGTCATAATCGGCGTGGCAACACTCACCATCATCGCGTCTTCGGTGCTCGGGGCAAGAGCCGAGGTCATGGGCAAGGTTGAAAAGTGGGGTCTGGATCAAATCATGGTCATGGCCGGCTCCGGCAGGAAACCCGGCGTTCCGCAAGCGGTCCCCACAACGTTGAGGGTGGAGGACAGCCAGGCCATGATGTCCGAGATTGCGAACGTCAGGGATGTTAGCCCGCAGATTAACCGGAGAGATTTTCCTGTGAAATACGGCAACAAGAGTTCCTACGGAGTGCTCATCGCAGCGAATACCAACTGGTCGTCCGTTTGGAACACACCGCCCGAGGTCGGCAGGTTTCTTTCCGAAGAAGACGCCGGAAGATTGGCCCGAGTGGCGGTGATAGGCAAGACCATTCAGAAGGACCTCTTTGAAGATGAGGATCCGGTCGGGAAGCAGATCCTGCTTGGAAATAATCCTTTCGAGATCATTGGTGTCCTTGAGGCGAGAGGAGCCTCGGCTGTAGGTGTCGATATGGACAGCCGTGTGGTTATACCTCTGTCCACCGGCCAAAAAAGGGTCTTTAATCAGGATTACCTGTTCATGATAAAGATTGCATTGCACGATCCCTCCAGGATGTCTCAAACCGTCAACGATGTTCGAGCGCTTCTTCGGGAGCGCCACAATCTTCCGACAGGCGTAGAAGATGACTTCACGATCGTGACGCCAACCCAGGTCATGGTCATTGCATCGAAGCTTTCCACGACTTTCAGCCTCTTTCTCGTATTGGTGACAGGCATCTCGCTTATAGTGGGCGCGATAGTCATCGCGAATATCATGTTCATCGCAGTAAACGAACGCAGGGGGGAGATTGGCATTCGTAGAGCAGTGGGTGCCCGAAAAAGAGATATTCTTGTCCAGTTCCTGATGGAAGCGGTCAGTGTTGCCGCCATAGGAGGGGTTCTAGGCATCATATTGGGGTTGATCGGGCTCAAGGCTCTGTCAGGTTTCATAAAACTGCCGACAGCCCTGATGTGGGAACCTATCGCACTGGCTTTGGTGAGCGCAATCATCGTTGGACTTATTGCGGGGATTCAGCCGGCAAAGAGAGCTGCAAACCTCAACCCCATCGACGCCCTCAGGTGA
- a CDS encoding ABC transporter ATP-binding protein: MIEVTNLSKTFQKDSMEVRVLKDVTLTIHEGEFVSIMAPSGMGKSTLLNILGCLDKSTEGTYVLDGVPVHDMDDDELSRIRNEKIGFVFQSFHLLPRMTAWENVILPLIYSDADSNMKERALTVLTSVGLADRVDHLPRELSGGQQQRVAIARALINDPRIILADEPTGNLDSSSGEEVIKIFRELHARGVTLVVVTHDMEVALQADRVIQMKDGRISSDRPTASPLAEVAQ; this comes from the coding sequence ATGATAGAGGTGACCAATCTCTCAAAAACATTTCAAAAAGACAGCATGGAAGTGCGCGTTCTGAAAGATGTTACCCTCACCATTCACGAAGGCGAGTTTGTTTCAATAATGGCCCCATCAGGAATGGGAAAGAGCACTCTACTGAACATTCTTGGCTGCCTGGATAAATCGACGGAAGGGACTTATGTCCTGGACGGTGTCCCGGTACATGACATGGACGACGACGAACTCTCAAGAATACGGAATGAGAAGATCGGCTTTGTCTTCCAGTCTTTTCATCTTCTTCCCAGGATGACCGCGTGGGAAAATGTAATTCTGCCTCTCATCTACAGCGACGCCGATTCAAATATGAAGGAACGGGCACTTACCGTCCTGACCTCCGTGGGCCTTGCAGATCGCGTGGATCACTTGCCGCGGGAGTTGTCGGGCGGGCAGCAGCAGCGAGTGGCAATCGCGCGGGCCCTCATCAATGACCCTCGCATAATCCTCGCTGACGAGCCCACGGGAAACCTGGACTCATCCTCCGGTGAGGAAGTTATCAAGATATTCCGGGAACTGCATGCCCGCGGAGTCACCCTGGTAGTCGTGACTCACGACATGGAAGTGGCGCTTCAAGCCGACCGAGTAATCCAGATGAAGGACGGCAGAATTTCCAGCGACCGCCCCACCGCGAGTCCATTGGCGGAGGTGGCCCAATGA
- a CDS encoding efflux RND transporter periplasmic adaptor subunit, translating into MAPKKSRFKFIGILVLIAAGLLTAGVYLVNGSVSVKPKQDYKTAKVLKRDLGATVQATGIVKPMVGADVKVGARTPGKVVELPINVGDKVAARQVIAKIEQDDLIAKVKLQEAILAEAKAEEMRLAKDYDRDKQLHAADSIAAQKFDLTEASYEMAKARVLKAQAELDFSKTLLSYATITAPIKGTVASVNTIQGETVTTGLNAPTFIRIIDLDRLEVLAYVDENDIGKVRVDQEAIFTVAAHPAIEFKGKVTSIYPSATIQDNVVYYITSISVDNREGKLMPDMTSNVLIFLDQRKGVITVPNKAVQREGQRKFVLVMDKGLPDRRYVDVGWKDQSYTEILDGLREGDLVIVGDLPRK; encoded by the coding sequence ATGGCGCCAAAAAAATCGCGATTTAAATTCATCGGAATCCTCGTGTTGATTGCCGCAGGCCTCCTGACTGCGGGGGTCTATTTGGTCAACGGGAGTGTGTCCGTCAAACCCAAACAGGATTACAAGACGGCGAAGGTCCTGAAGCGTGATCTTGGGGCAACCGTCCAGGCAACCGGCATCGTGAAGCCTATGGTGGGGGCCGACGTGAAAGTTGGGGCAAGGACTCCGGGGAAGGTTGTGGAGTTGCCCATCAACGTCGGCGATAAGGTGGCTGCGCGGCAGGTCATAGCCAAAATTGAGCAGGACGATCTGATTGCAAAGGTCAAGTTGCAGGAAGCGATCCTTGCCGAAGCCAAGGCCGAGGAAATGCGCTTAGCAAAGGACTATGACCGGGACAAACAACTGCATGCCGCTGACTCGATCGCAGCCCAGAAATTCGATCTGACGGAAGCGTCGTACGAAATGGCCAAAGCACGGGTCCTCAAAGCACAAGCCGAACTTGATTTTTCAAAGACCCTGCTCTCGTACGCAACCATTACTGCTCCGATTAAAGGGACCGTGGCATCGGTAAACACGATTCAGGGGGAGACCGTTACAACGGGACTCAATGCCCCCACCTTCATCCGAATCATTGATCTCGATCGCCTGGAAGTGTTGGCCTATGTGGACGAGAACGACATCGGTAAGGTCAGGGTCGATCAGGAAGCGATTTTTACCGTCGCAGCCCACCCGGCCATCGAGTTCAAGGGCAAGGTCACGTCCATATATCCTTCTGCCACCATCCAGGACAACGTCGTCTACTACATCACTTCGATAAGCGTGGACAATAGGGAAGGCAAGCTTATGCCGGACATGACCTCCAACGTGCTGATCTTCCTCGACCAGCGCAAAGGGGTCATCACGGTGCCGAATAAAGCCGTGCAGCGCGAAGGGCAAAGGAAATTTGTGCTTGTAATGGATAAGGGCCTGCCGGATAGGCGATACGTGGACGTTGGATGGAAAGACCAGTCTTATACGGAAATACTCGACGGGCTGCGGGAAGGCGACCTGGTGATTGTAGGCGACCTGCCCCGCAAGTAA